The Brassica napus cultivar Da-Ae chromosome C7, Da-Ae, whole genome shotgun sequence genomic interval ttagtttgatcTCACTTGACTCTCATCATTGTTTTTTTGTGCGTTCAATGATTGATGCTTTTGTCTACATACAGATCAGGAACATGACTGAGAAAGTACCGTCATTTAAAACCGGTGGAACTTTTTGGTTTACTGATCTCACCACTGCAGATACTACATATATCTTGCCACTTCTCACCGCCATCACTTTCATAATTACGGTGGAGGTAGTAGGAGCTCTTTACATGTGCTTATCTTCAGacctaatatatattgaaaGCAAGTCTTGTATTGTTTTTCTGTCTCTAGTCGAACATGCAGGAAGGTATGGAAGGGAATCCAGTAGAAGGGAATCCAGTAGCTGGAACTATGAAGAAATTCTCAAGAATCATTGTCTTTCTCTCTATTCCAATTCTGATGGGCATTGAAAAGGTAACATGAAAGAGATTTTGCTATTATCAAGTCAGCAACAAGACTAAGCTATATGTAGTTACAGCCTTGTCAATTAatctatatatgcatataacaatGATACATACAGCTGAAAGACTAATCTCCATAGCTACACGTACACGTATTGTTTCTTCATGGTATTATGCTTGATAATCAAATTGTTCTTGATAATCAAATTGTCCTAGACACGTATACGTACACGCATTATGCTTGATAATTAAAATATCCCTTCATGGTATACGTATACGTacacacaataaaaaaaattgtcttaAGTGAATGAAATAGACTTTGCTATGATCAAGTCATTCTTGTTTGGTGTTTGTTCCTGCAGAAACTCATTCTCGTTTATGTTTGTTCGTGCAGGAAGAAGTAGACAGTGTAATATCCGATATCCCGCGGGACGGCCCGCGAAGGCCTACAAAAAATGCGGTACGGGATTGGGCAGCTTTTTCAGAACCGCATCCCGCGCAGGACAGGCCCGCCGTGTCCCGCCCGAAGATAAacctgatatcttgcatatttccattgttttatccattcacccatgtgcattttgatcatatagactaggatttagccatgtttaggttgcattttgcatacataagtctttatcaggtattggagtaccacatgtagttctcggagacatttgggtgtgtttggagctcgaaagaggtgtaaagatgatcattggacgagcagagcgttgggagcgacttcccggagcgacaccagcaagtcgctctgacctgccttatcagagcgaccttaccagagcgatgcggagaagtcgctcgccatttcatcctgtggaagccgaaaactgacccggagcgacctatcagagcgaccactccaggtcgctcccgaagcccagagcgacttggtcagagtgacaccccgaggtcgctcgcatttctatcgcgtgacgacaacacaatggagacggagcgacctctcagagcgacccactgaggtcgctcccgaagcctggagcgaccttactagagcgacgcagagaagtcgctcgcgttttcatcgctCGGAGACACGAAAACGGGcccggagcgacgtctcgcagcgacccctccaggtcgctcccgaagcctggagcgacctctcggagcgactactggaggtcgTTGCGCGCCTATTGTTTGCTCAAATTCAGtttactcaagggccttttggtcatttcattatgcacgtttttacttttcaaaacctatgttttaagtacctttggtagccaccagacagattttttttttggatctattgagaaatacacaaaaactctcttgagaagttcatctcttggattttgattgttatgttcttgtgttattgttgatttcttatctatttctctacatgattaatctgaaatccaatatgggtttaagaggaatcatagagattagtgagtaatcaccttttgaattcatgggttagggagattaagtgtgattaggttagttctaggatgttttagtgtatatcattcttgttccttgctagtagagtattcttaatgcatcttctgagttggccactcaaaagttgatcaataggcatttcccacccgaaaggtgactctcctaagcttttagtatactttgccgaagacatttgttgttaaaggtgctaagatagctaatagacttgttagtaatgattgctttcatattattcaaccaaagacatttgatgtttgagatacgttagcaaatgagcattcatctagacatagagcttgcttagaattgtgtctaggcttaaggttgatagtttgattgatcatttgccatccttagttcgatacttgatcacccaaggtctaatccctatgcccatgagttctcttttc includes:
- the LOC125590239 gene encoding mitochondrial inner membrane protein OXA1-like isoform X2 — its product is MTEKVPSFKTGGTFWFTDLTTADTTYILPLLTAITFIITVESNMQEGMEGNPVEGNPVAGTMKKFSRIIVFLSIPILMGIEKEEVDSVISDIPRDGPRRPTKNAVRDWAAFSEPHPAQDRPAVSRPKINLISCIFPLFYPFTHVHFDHID
- the LOC125590239 gene encoding mitochondrial inner membrane protein OXA1-like isoform X1, with the protein product MIDAFVYIQIRNMTEKVPSFKTGGTFWFTDLTTADTTYILPLLTAITFIITVESNMQEGMEGNPVEGNPVAGTMKKFSRIIVFLSIPILMGIEKEEVDSVISDIPRDGPRRPTKNAVRDWAAFSEPHPAQDRPAVSRPKINLISCIFPLFYPFTHVHFDHID